In one Cellulomonas sp. JZ18 genomic region, the following are encoded:
- a CDS encoding YchJ family protein, with protein sequence MTTTRPADGSRCPCGSGDTFGACCGRYLAGAAAAPTAEALMRSRYTAFATGDAAYLHATWHPRTRPARLDLDDDVRWVRLDVLRTQAGGPFDDAGVVEFVAHHRGAGGRGRLHETSRFVREGGRWSYVDGDVGA encoded by the coding sequence ATGACGACGACGCGACCGGCCGACGGGTCCCGCTGCCCCTGCGGGTCGGGGGACACGTTCGGGGCGTGCTGCGGGCGGTACCTCGCGGGCGCGGCCGCGGCGCCCACGGCGGAGGCGCTCATGCGCTCGCGCTACACGGCGTTCGCCACCGGGGACGCCGCCTACCTGCACGCGACGTGGCACCCGCGGACCCGGCCCGCCCGCCTCGACCTCGACGACGACGTGCGCTGGGTGCGGCTCGACGTCCTGCGCACGCAGGCCGGCGGTCCCTTCGACGACGCGGGCGTGGTGGAGTTCGTGGCGCACCACCGCGGCGCGGGCGGCCGGGGTCGCCTGCACGAGACCAGCCGCTTCGTGCGCGAGGGCGGCCGCTGGTCCTACGTCGACGGCGACGTCGGCGCCTGA
- a CDS encoding DUF1028 domain-containing protein: MTFSLVARDVDGQTFGVATASKYLAVGASVTAVAAGVGALATQASTNVTYRERGLRSLRAGLTAGRTVDLLVEGDPDRERRQLAVLAATGAPATWTGRRCGPVAGAAVGVDCVAVGNLLRGDGVLGAMVETFESARGTLAERLLAGLAAGDAAGGDRRGRQSAALLVASGEGQLHLRSPGRVDLRVDDDPEPIPVLARALRAHAVLVAEPDPATAVPLVGTTVRELDADLRALGRTEGPVPLRLAAWAEDENLEHLLLPHAVDRLLRDELRRHVAARAAAGRG; encoded by the coding sequence GTGACGTTCTCGCTCGTCGCCCGTGACGTGGACGGGCAGACGTTCGGCGTCGCGACGGCGTCCAAGTACCTGGCGGTCGGCGCGTCCGTCACCGCCGTGGCCGCGGGCGTCGGCGCGCTCGCGACGCAGGCGTCGACGAACGTCACCTACCGCGAGCGCGGGCTGCGCTCGCTGCGCGCCGGGCTCACCGCGGGCCGCACGGTCGACCTGCTGGTCGAGGGGGACCCGGACCGCGAGCGCCGCCAGCTGGCGGTCCTCGCGGCGACGGGCGCGCCCGCGACGTGGACGGGCCGGCGCTGCGGACCGGTCGCCGGTGCGGCCGTGGGCGTCGACTGCGTCGCGGTCGGCAACCTCCTGCGGGGCGACGGCGTGCTGGGCGCGATGGTGGAGACGTTCGAGTCGGCGCGCGGGACGCTGGCCGAGCGGCTGCTCGCGGGGCTCGCGGCGGGCGACGCGGCCGGCGGGGACCGGCGGGGACGGCAGAGCGCCGCGCTGCTCGTGGCGTCCGGTGAGGGGCAGCTGCACCTGCGCAGCCCCGGCCGCGTGGACCTGCGCGTGGACGACGACCCGGAGCCGATCCCGGTGCTGGCGCGTGCGCTGCGCGCCCACGCGGTGCTCGTCGCGGAGCCCGACCCGGCCACGGCGGTGCCGCTCGTCGGCACCACGGTGCGCGAGCTCGACGCCGACCTGCGGGCGCTGGGCCGCACCGAGGGGCCCGTGCCGCTGCGGCTCGCCGCGTGGGCCGAGGACGAGAACCTCGAGCACCTGCTGCTGCCGCACGCGGTCGACCGGCTGCTGCGCGACGAGCTGCGCCGGCACGTCGCCGCACGGGCGGCGGCGGGGCGCGGCTGA
- a CDS encoding N-acetylglutaminylglutamine amidotransferase — MCGVCGEVTFDGSPADLQAVERMSKVLAPRGPDGSGTWVDGRVALGHRRLAIVDLSEAGAQPMVDDELGLAVVLNGMVYNYRDLREELRGHGYRFTSTSDTEVVLVAYHRWGTAFVDHLVGMFAVVVVERGTGRVVLARDRLGIKPLYLSRTPGRLRFASSLPALLEAGDVDSTLDPVALHHYLSWRAVGPAPRTLVRGAEKLPPATVRVVEPDGTQRDHRYWAPRHERRPEHAGWSGEDWADAVQDALRTAVRRRTVADVPVGVLLSGGLDSSLVVALLAEAGQTGLASFSIGFEAPGRDGDEFRWSDAVARHVGTEHHRVVASVDDVVAALPHTVAAMSEPMVSHDTVAFDLLAQEVSRHVRVVQSGQGADEVFAGYHWHAPLLDVPRADLARAYAARYLERDHADMARLLHPAWHLDEDPSRAVVAEHLARPGAQTSLDAVLRLDTEVMLVDDPVMRLDSMAMASGLEARVPFLDQDLVELAAACPPELLAAQGGKGVLKTVARRLLPPHLVDRPKGYFPVPAVTHLEGPVLDLVRDVLTSPTARERGLVRPEYVAPLLARPGEERGPTGVDRLWPLAVLEMWLQAHGVR, encoded by the coding sequence ATGTGCGGCGTGTGCGGAGAGGTCACCTTCGACGGGTCCCCGGCGGACCTGCAGGCCGTCGAGCGGATGTCGAAGGTGCTCGCGCCACGGGGACCCGACGGCTCCGGGACGTGGGTGGACGGGCGCGTCGCCCTGGGGCACCGCAGGCTGGCGATCGTCGACCTGAGCGAGGCCGGTGCGCAGCCGATGGTCGACGACGAGCTCGGCCTCGCCGTGGTCCTCAACGGGATGGTCTACAACTACCGCGACCTGCGCGAGGAGCTGCGCGGCCACGGCTACCGGTTCACCTCGACCTCCGACACCGAGGTCGTGCTCGTGGCGTACCACCGGTGGGGCACCGCGTTCGTCGACCACCTGGTCGGCATGTTCGCGGTCGTGGTCGTCGAGCGCGGCACCGGCCGTGTCGTCCTGGCCCGCGACCGGCTCGGCATCAAGCCGCTCTACCTGAGCCGCACGCCGGGGCGCCTGCGCTTCGCCTCGAGCCTGCCCGCGCTGCTCGAGGCGGGCGACGTCGACTCCACGCTCGACCCGGTGGCGCTGCACCACTACCTGTCGTGGCGCGCGGTCGGCCCGGCGCCGCGCACGCTGGTGCGCGGGGCCGAGAAGCTGCCGCCCGCCACCGTCCGCGTCGTCGAGCCGGACGGCACGCAGCGCGACCACCGGTACTGGGCCCCGCGGCACGAGCGCCGGCCCGAGCACGCGGGCTGGTCGGGGGAGGACTGGGCCGACGCGGTGCAGGACGCGCTGCGCACCGCGGTGCGCCGGCGCACGGTGGCCGACGTGCCCGTGGGCGTGCTGCTGTCCGGCGGGCTCGACTCGAGCCTCGTCGTGGCGCTGCTCGCCGAGGCGGGGCAGACCGGGCTCGCGAGCTTCTCCATCGGCTTCGAGGCGCCCGGACGCGACGGCGACGAGTTCCGCTGGTCCGACGCCGTCGCGCGGCACGTCGGCACCGAGCACCACCGCGTCGTCGCGTCCGTGGACGACGTCGTCGCGGCGCTGCCGCACACGGTCGCGGCGATGTCCGAGCCGATGGTCAGCCACGACACGGTCGCGTTCGACCTGCTCGCGCAGGAGGTGTCCCGGCACGTGCGCGTCGTGCAGTCGGGGCAGGGCGCGGACGAGGTGTTCGCCGGGTACCACTGGCACGCGCCGCTGCTCGACGTGCCCCGCGCCGACCTGGCGCGGGCGTACGCGGCCCGCTACCTCGAGCGCGACCACGCCGACATGGCGCGCCTGCTGCACCCGGCGTGGCACCTCGACGAGGACCCGTCGCGCGCGGTGGTGGCGGAGCACCTCGCCCGTCCCGGCGCGCAGACGTCGCTCGACGCGGTGCTGCGCCTCGACACCGAGGTGATGCTCGTCGACGACCCCGTCATGCGCCTGGACTCCATGGCGATGGCCTCGGGGCTGGAGGCGCGCGTGCCGTTCCTCGACCAGGACCTCGTGGAGCTCGCCGCGGCCTGCCCCCCGGAGCTGCTCGCCGCGCAGGGCGGCAAGGGCGTGCTCAAGACGGTCGCGCGCCGCCTGCTGCCGCCGCACCTCGTCGACCGGCCGAAGGGGTACTTCCCCGTCCCCGCGGTCACGCACCTGGAGGGACCCGTGCTCGACCTGGTGCGGGACGTCCTGACGTCGCCGACGGCCCGCGAGCGGGGCCTGGTGCGCCCCGAGTACGTGGCGCCCCTGCTGGCCCGCCCGGGGGAGGAGCGCGGGCCGACCGGCGTGGACCGGCTGTGGCCGCTGGCGGTTCTGGAGATGTGGCTGCAGGCGCACGGGGTGCGCTGA
- a CDS encoding ZIP family metal transporter yields MPVWLEAGLWGLVAGGALVLGALVAWFVRVPQKVVAGVMAFGAGVLISALAFDLVDEAERTGGLAATAAGFLGGAVAYVAANVVLARHGARHRKRSGDQQPRAEDDAGSGAAIAVGALLDGVPESVVLGLSLLGGGGVGVPVLAAVAISNLPEGLSSAAGMRRSGRRAGYVFGVWGGIALASGVAAALGALLLQGASGAVVAVITAVAAGAILAMVADTMIPEAFERTHLYAGLLATVGFLLSFTIERL; encoded by the coding sequence GTGCCGGTCTGGCTCGAGGCGGGTCTGTGGGGGCTGGTCGCCGGGGGTGCGCTCGTGCTGGGCGCCCTGGTGGCGTGGTTCGTGCGGGTGCCGCAGAAGGTCGTCGCGGGCGTCATGGCGTTCGGCGCGGGCGTGCTCATCTCGGCGCTCGCGTTCGACCTGGTCGACGAGGCCGAGCGGACCGGGGGGCTCGCGGCGACCGCCGCGGGGTTCCTGGGCGGGGCGGTCGCGTACGTCGCGGCGAACGTCGTGCTCGCGCGGCACGGCGCCCGGCACCGCAAGCGGTCGGGTGACCAGCAGCCGCGCGCGGAGGACGACGCCGGCAGCGGTGCGGCGATCGCGGTGGGCGCGCTGCTCGACGGCGTGCCCGAGTCGGTGGTGCTGGGGCTGTCGCTGCTCGGCGGTGGCGGCGTGGGCGTCCCCGTGCTCGCGGCCGTCGCGATCTCCAACCTGCCCGAGGGACTGTCGAGCGCCGCGGGCATGCGCCGCAGCGGGCGCCGGGCGGGCTACGTGTTCGGCGTGTGGGGCGGCATCGCGCTCGCGAGCGGGGTCGCGGCCGCGCTGGGCGCCCTGCTGCTGCAGGGGGCGTCCGGGGCCGTCGTCGCCGTCATCACCGCCGTCGCGGCCGGCGCGATCCTCGCGATGGTCGCCGACACGATGATCCCCGAGGCGTTCGAGCGCACCCACCTGTACGCGGGTCTGCTCGCCACCGTCGGCTTCCTGCTGTCGTTCACGATCGAGCGCCTCTGA
- a CDS encoding MOSC domain-containing protein produces the protein MPTLLAVCAVHALRPDAGSQGVTAIDKRTVDGPVKVGPYGLRGDVQANRKHHGGLEQAVYAYGQDDAQFWAGELGRDLHPGWFGENLRVAGLDPNAARVGERWHVGARVVLEVTGPRTPCATFARWVGGADERGWVRRFGAEGRLGAYLRVVRGGAVAAGDAIVVEPAPADAPTVLDRYRA, from the coding sequence GTGCCCACCCTGCTCGCCGTCTGCGCCGTCCACGCCCTCCGCCCCGACGCCGGCTCCCAGGGCGTCACGGCGATCGACAAGCGGACCGTGGACGGGCCGGTGAAGGTCGGGCCGTACGGGCTGCGCGGCGACGTCCAGGCGAACCGCAAGCACCACGGCGGGCTCGAGCAGGCGGTGTACGCCTACGGCCAGGACGACGCGCAGTTCTGGGCCGGCGAGCTCGGACGCGACCTGCACCCGGGCTGGTTCGGCGAGAACCTGCGGGTCGCGGGGCTGGACCCGAACGCGGCGCGGGTCGGCGAGCGCTGGCACGTCGGCGCGCGCGTCGTCCTCGAGGTGACCGGCCCTCGCACCCCGTGCGCGACGTTCGCCCGCTGGGTCGGCGGGGCGGACGAGCGGGGCTGGGTCAGGCGGTTCGGCGCCGAGGGGCGGCTGGGCGCCTACCTGCGCGTCGTGCGCGGCGGCGCGGTGGCGGCCGGGGACGCGATCGTCGTCGAGCCGGCGCCGGCGGACGCGCCGACGGTCCTGGACCGCTACCGCGCCTGA
- a CDS encoding glycoside hydrolase family 3 N-terminal domain-containing protein has protein sequence MPEPSQDAAGGAPRHARRPGRAGARAAGLAALALASLGAASLVPMAVGEDTAVPVTTAPAERRAPARTPTPTPTPTCTPAPLEQRAAATLVVGLPGVRSADDPLAQEVVALGVGGVFLSEPNVDDAEQVAALTAGLRAAAGRPLLVSTDEESGRVALMRDVVGAGPSPRRMAQRETPEEVRARAARTGTALAAVGVDLDLAPVLDLDDGPAGGVIGDRSFSADPATAAAYGLAYAHGLADAGVTPTVKHFPGHGRSTVDSHRESSLVEAGVDELAATDLLPFQQAVDAGVPVVMLNHLQYAALDPELPASLSPRAYALLRDMGFEGVAITDSVGMGAVNLRWDFPAAAVAAVGAGADAVLATDGRQAVRMRDALVEAVRTGALPEERLSEAAARVTALAGGDAGAMSCLDVELPSFGPGAAGAAPDAVPPGAAPTRVP, from the coding sequence GTGCCCGAGCCGTCGCAGGACGCGGCCGGCGGGGCTCCCCGGCACGCCCGGCGGCCGGGTCGGGCCGGGGCGCGGGCGGCAGGGCTCGCGGCGCTCGCGCTCGCGTCCCTCGGTGCGGCGTCGCTCGTCCCGATGGCGGTGGGGGAGGACACCGCGGTGCCGGTGACGACCGCGCCGGCGGAGCGTCGCGCCCCGGCCCGCACGCCCACGCCCACCCCCACGCCCACGTGCACGCCCGCGCCCCTCGAGCAGCGCGCCGCCGCGACGCTCGTCGTCGGGCTGCCGGGCGTCCGCTCGGCCGACGACCCCCTGGCGCAGGAGGTCGTCGCGCTCGGCGTCGGCGGGGTGTTCCTGTCCGAGCCGAACGTGGACGACGCGGAGCAGGTCGCCGCGCTCACGGCGGGTCTGCGGGCGGCGGCGGGGCGGCCCCTGCTGGTCTCCACCGACGAGGAGTCCGGGCGGGTCGCGCTGATGCGGGACGTCGTCGGCGCGGGCCCCTCGCCCCGCCGCATGGCCCAGCGTGAGACCCCCGAGGAGGTGCGGGCCCGCGCGGCGCGGACCGGCACCGCGCTCGCGGCCGTCGGCGTCGACCTCGACCTCGCGCCCGTGCTCGACCTCGACGACGGCCCGGCCGGCGGTGTCATCGGCGACCGCTCGTTCAGCGCCGACCCCGCGACGGCGGCCGCCTACGGGCTCGCGTACGCGCACGGCCTGGCCGACGCCGGCGTCACGCCGACCGTCAAGCACTTCCCCGGGCACGGCCGCTCGACCGTCGACTCCCACCGGGAGTCCTCGCTCGTCGAGGCCGGTGTCGACGAGCTCGCCGCGACCGACCTGCTGCCGTTCCAGCAGGCGGTCGACGCCGGGGTCCCCGTCGTCATGCTCAACCACCTGCAGTACGCGGCGCTCGACCCCGAGCTGCCGGCCTCGCTGAGCCCGCGCGCCTACGCGCTCCTGCGCGACATGGGCTTCGAGGGCGTGGCGATCACGGACTCCGTGGGCATGGGCGCCGTGAACCTGCGCTGGGACTTCCCGGCGGCGGCCGTGGCCGCGGTCGGCGCGGGCGCCGACGCGGTGCTCGCGACCGACGGACGCCAGGCGGTGCGCATGCGCGACGCGCTCGTCGAGGCCGTGCGCACGGGCGCGCTGCCGGAGGAGAGGCTGTCGGAGGCGGCGGCGCGCGTCACCGCGCTCGCGGGCGGGGACGCGGGTGCGATGTCCTGCCTCGACGTGGAGCTGCCCTCGTTCGGGCCGGGTGCCGCGGGCGCGGCGCCGGACGCCGTGCCGCCCGGGGCCGCGCCCACCCGCGTCCCCTGA
- a CDS encoding RICIN domain-containing protein, whose amino-acid sequence MTAAVEGAAWTVVNRSSGRCAGVAGGSTADGTTVAQQGCDTAASRWVLDPTADGYYRLVNKASNKVLDAADCGTADGTDVRQWAWLDNACQQWQVTPTTDGWSRLTNRASGKVLDLADCSASDGANVRLWAADGTACQEWRLAPAGTVAVVSSQSGKVLDVADCSTAAGASVRAWTWNGAACQRWTFTHTDSGYYRVQPASASGSCLAVASGSSADGAALQQGACSGAASQWRVDPLADGSVRLVARHSGRALDLASCGLATGNALVQWAWLDNICQRFTLRAV is encoded by the coding sequence ATCACGGCCGCGGTCGAGGGGGCCGCCTGGACGGTCGTCAACCGCAGCTCCGGCCGCTGCGCGGGCGTGGCCGGCGGCTCGACGGCCGACGGCACCACCGTCGCCCAGCAGGGCTGCGACACCGCGGCGAGCCGCTGGGTCCTCGACCCGACCGCCGACGGGTACTACCGGCTCGTGAACAAGGCGAGCAACAAGGTGCTCGACGCGGCGGACTGCGGCACCGCGGACGGCACGGACGTGCGGCAGTGGGCGTGGCTCGACAACGCGTGCCAGCAGTGGCAGGTCACGCCGACGACCGACGGCTGGTCGCGGCTGACCAACCGGGCCAGCGGCAAGGTCCTCGACCTGGCCGACTGCTCCGCGTCGGACGGCGCGAACGTGCGCCTCTGGGCGGCCGACGGCACGGCCTGCCAGGAGTGGCGGCTCGCGCCCGCCGGCACGGTGGCGGTCGTGAGCAGCCAGAGCGGCAAGGTCCTCGACGTGGCGGACTGCTCGACGGCCGCGGGCGCGTCCGTGCGGGCGTGGACGTGGAACGGCGCGGCGTGCCAGCGGTGGACGTTCACGCACACCGACAGCGGGTACTACCGCGTGCAGCCCGCGTCGGCGTCCGGCAGCTGCCTCGCCGTGGCGTCGGGGTCGTCGGCCGACGGTGCGGCGCTGCAGCAGGGCGCCTGCTCGGGCGCGGCGAGCCAGTGGCGCGTCGACCCGCTGGCCGACGGGTCGGTGCGGCTCGTCGCCCGCCACAGCGGCAGGGCGCTCGACCTGGCGAGCTGCGGGCTGGCGACCGGCAACGCGCTCGTCCAGTGGGCCTGGCTGGACAACATCTGCCAGCGGTTCACGCTGCGGGCGGTCTGA
- a CDS encoding family 43 glycosylhydrolase → MTTRARTPVRTLATMTAAGALAATALATAGAAPAAAAPVPTFTDATVHDPSVVVADDEIWVFGSHLQVARTDDLMHWDQVAAGVTPENPIFEDVTTELAETLAWAQTDTLWAADVIQLADGRYYMYYNACRGDSPRSAMGVAVADDVDGPYEDLGIILRSGHEEHEQPSDDGTPYDARVHPNVVDPDTFYDAEGDLWMVYGSYSGGVFILEMDEETGLPVPGQGYGKHLVGGNHSRIEAPNIMFDEGTGYYYLFLSFGGLDASGGYNMRVARSQNPDGPYVDAEGNPMSEVRSDPSLPLFDDASIEPYGVKVMGNHLFQREVGDPGTGPGTGYVSPGHNSTYTDPETGAHFLVFHSRFPGQGETHNVRVHEMRMTADGWPVVAPYRYAGDAPPPPLTDRPERFRLADVVGDYALVDHGKAISADVTRAVDVRLEPNGRVSGDREGRWRLEGRDRLRLEVDGARYDGALLRQWQPDRQEWVVTFTVQSRAGVSLWGSAVETMTPREAVRAVVADLDLGDTSAVVADLTLPTTGTQGTTITWGSSDPTVVSPSGDVTRPAHGEGDATVTLTATVRNGNRTATATFTVTVLERTPGGLAGAWSFEGDLADASGTHPAATVTGPRIGTTGGTVTYVPGVHGQAVHLDGASGVQLPTGLVDGPSYSAALWVRPDVITQYTTTFFAARDDQGWVSLVPRGPDGTTMVWAGSTSWYDASTGGQVPVGEWTHLAYTVDGGDITVYVDGEERFSGTGFPQVLTTPTGTFTLGVNWWDTPFTGAVDELQVHRGALTAAEVAALAAR, encoded by the coding sequence GTGACCACACGCGCCCGCACACCCGTCCGCACCCTCGCCACCATGACCGCCGCCGGGGCCCTCGCCGCCACGGCGCTCGCCACCGCGGGGGCCGCGCCCGCCGCCGCGGCACCGGTACCCACGTTCACCGACGCGACCGTCCACGACCCGTCCGTCGTCGTCGCCGACGACGAGATCTGGGTGTTCGGCTCCCACCTGCAGGTCGCCAGGACGGACGACCTCATGCACTGGGACCAGGTGGCGGCCGGCGTCACGCCCGAGAACCCGATCTTCGAGGACGTCACCACCGAGCTCGCCGAGACGCTCGCGTGGGCGCAGACCGACACGCTCTGGGCCGCGGACGTCATCCAGCTCGCCGACGGCCGCTACTACATGTACTACAACGCCTGCCGCGGGGACTCCCCGCGCTCCGCGATGGGCGTCGCCGTGGCGGACGACGTCGACGGGCCCTACGAGGACCTCGGCATCATCCTGCGCTCGGGGCACGAGGAGCACGAGCAGCCCAGCGACGACGGCACGCCCTACGACGCGCGCGTCCACCCCAACGTCGTCGACCCGGACACCTTCTACGACGCCGAGGGCGACCTCTGGATGGTCTACGGGTCCTACTCCGGGGGCGTCTTCATCCTCGAGATGGACGAGGAGACCGGCCTTCCGGTGCCCGGCCAGGGGTACGGGAAGCACCTGGTGGGCGGCAACCACAGCCGCATCGAGGCGCCGAACATCATGTTCGACGAGGGCACCGGCTACTACTACCTGTTCCTCTCGTTCGGCGGGCTGGACGCGAGCGGCGGCTACAACATGCGCGTCGCCCGGTCCCAGAACCCCGACGGCCCGTACGTCGACGCCGAGGGCAACCCGATGTCGGAGGTCCGATCCGACCCGTCGCTGCCGCTGTTCGACGACGCGTCGATCGAGCCGTACGGCGTCAAGGTGATGGGCAACCACCTGTTCCAGCGGGAGGTCGGGGACCCGGGCACGGGCCCGGGCACCGGGTACGTCTCCCCCGGGCACAACTCGACGTACACCGACCCGGAGACCGGTGCGCACTTCCTCGTCTTCCACAGCCGGTTCCCCGGGCAGGGCGAGACGCACAACGTCCGCGTGCACGAGATGCGGATGACCGCGGACGGCTGGCCGGTCGTCGCGCCCTACCGGTACGCCGGGGACGCGCCGCCACCGCCGCTCACCGACCGGCCCGAGCGGTTCCGCCTCGCGGACGTCGTCGGCGACTACGCGCTGGTCGACCACGGCAAGGCGATCTCCGCCGACGTCACCCGCGCGGTCGACGTCCGCCTCGAGCCGAACGGGCGCGTGAGCGGCGACCGCGAGGGGCGCTGGCGGCTCGAGGGCCGCGACCGCCTGCGGCTGGAGGTCGACGGCGCCCGCTACGACGGCGCGCTGCTGCGGCAGTGGCAGCCCGACCGGCAGGAGTGGGTCGTCACGTTCACCGTGCAGTCCCGCGCCGGCGTCTCGCTGTGGGGCAGCGCGGTCGAGACGATGACGCCGCGCGAGGCCGTCCGGGCCGTCGTGGCCGACCTCGACCTGGGCGACACCTCGGCCGTCGTCGCGGACCTCACCCTGCCCACGACCGGGACGCAGGGCACCACGATCACGTGGGGGTCGAGCGACCCGACGGTCGTCTCCCCCAGCGGGGACGTGACCCGTCCGGCGCACGGTGAGGGCGACGCCACGGTGACGCTCACGGCGACGGTCCGCAACGGGAACCGCACGGCCACCGCGACGTTCACGGTCACGGTGCTGGAACGCACGCCCGGCGGCCTCGCGGGGGCCTGGTCCTTCGAGGGCGACCTCGCCGACGCGTCCGGCACCCACCCCGCCGCGACGGTCACGGGCCCGCGCATCGGGACCACGGGCGGCACCGTCACGTACGTGCCGGGCGTGCACGGCCAGGCCGTGCACCTCGACGGCGCGAGCGGCGTGCAGCTGCCCACCGGGCTCGTCGACGGACCGTCGTACTCGGCCGCGCTGTGGGTCCGCCCCGACGTGATCACGCAGTACACGACGACCTTCTTCGCCGCACGGGACGACCAGGGCTGGGTGAGCCTCGTCCCGCGCGGACCCGACGGCACGACGATGGTGTGGGCCGGCAGCACGTCCTGGTACGACGCGAGCACGGGCGGGCAGGTCCCCGTCGGCGAGTGGACGCACCTGGCCTACACGGTCGACGGCGGCGACATCACGGTCTACGTCGACGGTGAGGAGCGCTTCTCCGGCACCGGCTTCCCCCAGGTCCTCACCACACCCACCGGCACCTTCACGCTCGGGGTCAACTGGTGGGACACGCCCTTCACGGGCGCCGTCGACGAGCTGCAGGTGCACCGCGGCGCGCTGACGGCCGCGGAGGTCGCGGCACTCGCGGCCCGCTGA